A part of Solenopsis invicta isolate M01_SB chromosome 2, UNIL_Sinv_3.0, whole genome shotgun sequence genomic DNA contains:
- the LOC105199061 gene encoding protein expanded isoform X1, with amino-acid sequence MRGSGVTAVRSCRQPLVSASRYLAVHALSGDPINFIVEAKSRVKEVYTQTCAQLSQEGMRDCELFGLAILSDGEYLFVDPENKLSKYAPKNWRNSHTHGLDSSGSPIFVLYFRVRFYVDTPLLLSDETSRHHYYLQLRDNVVRHGGGVESLHPHHPLHEPSIVTPLLVLAGLALQADLGDYSEERHRPHAGSVGYCKSTDYLPPHMCLESNVLAVLATQHREYSGLSREEAELQYIREAVLLEAPLNAHLYRLRRSKNEAGPGRILLAICARGVRIYAEEETPRVFAWNNIGKLSFDRKKFEIRAVIQPEKLTLYSGCDDKSKLLLGLCRDTHQFSMAIAPRVNEAMKREEEERKVLRDCYMYPTRCKLSLTARGARGDQRISVISSTSSNTTSGIVSDRVHSEDEPDTAPASTECLPRLTETVPYSDGQSRVLNGTNGDTDNHSMSPSSVSIIDEIDSSDATSTSVVLRLASSAATAAEGSQCSSSCSTVVVVNTSTGGPSRMRRTSATSSLELGYSHTAQNSAISTETASFPGAIYDRCKKTGKYTGTDIASETSGVYTLRSSEIQDERIGDDMYSPTGDTNESSAASDVCALSSVQSTTDEASITSGFYTIHSGLRSESSDVYTEDVGVEDQEPIYSLCKNDDDVVSLNRQLEDSRSRSNSILSVSSFRGDGSDPSSARPRLSADELSDLIVGRYPPRKTISNSMDSDCDYVTMPPPPPPPPRTDSDRQLPPPPYPIENVDYATINVSKRSSIPELSRERQPPPPPPYNTTYSDFVPLPPRRTDPPPPPPPYTSSRERIQIPPPTPPRNDAITPREPPPPPPPYPDISAIGTVSRVTKTSNDIAGNIAPKPPPRIQPPTYPGDKMKPTPVHAPVAALVVGPNNYLDVHASRGGPVLLPYLTTPPPPPPLPPPPIIHPRQPPPPPPPPSTQQPASSLATVYTSQVSRSQIEQYEQQLCSDVDYVMFPLKDPAVSKQEYIDAKQGSLLAAMAAYPPPPYPSFNKSSVMYRSTPYLPGSSFSSQSKYASNQNLSSSDTGSSGGNYLQSNLNSHYAASTSSLYSGATCSSTGSQSLRREPPVPTHPHTLDAFSRARSDENILKCLDTLFTSKIQSLPQSKHRRLPPPPPPPPYEIQNLEKNQPLPSSSSAATSSSTATTNKLRKLSNGIEENNEGKGDDMLDIRTLREKSRNLDLPLISALCNDQYLLKQTKAFVLPKHPSEITSTASTKSGTRNSNGATSSRNKYPVSGLSTTQIQKPLRKSSTSTHKHPSETKSNAYKVNASSAGVSTINKKDYTRSSHS; translated from the exons ATGCGTGGTAGCGGTGTCACGGCTGTGCGGTCTTGCCGTCAACCCCTGGTGTCCGCCAGCCGCTATCTCGCCGTTCACGCCCTTTCCGGTGATCCCATCAATTTCATTGTCGAG gCCAAGTCAAGAGTGAAGGAGGTTTATACGCAGACATGCGCACAGCTCAGCCAAGAGGGCATGCGAGATTGCGAACTTTTCGGTTTAGCAATATTGTCCG ACGGCGAGTACTTATTTGTAGATCCTGAGAATAAGCTGAGTAAATACGCCCCAAAGAATTGGCGAAACTCTCATACACAT GGTTTGGATAGCAGTGGGAGTCCTATATTTGTCCTATATTTTCGAGTTCGTTTCTACGTCGATACGCCATTACTCTTAAG CGATGAGACGTCACGGCACCATTATTACCTGCAACTGCGTGACAATGTCGTCAGGCATGGCGGCGGGGTGGAGAGCCTCCATCCTCACCATCCCCTTCACGAACCTTCTATCGTCACACCGCTGTTGGTGCTCGCTGGGCTTGCCCTTCAAGCCGACCTTGGCGATTATTCCGAAGAACGTCACAGACCGCATGCAGGATCTGTCGGCTATTGCAAATCCACGGATTACCTTCCTCCCCAT ATGTGCCTCGAGTCGAACGTGCTCGCCGTGCTTGCAACCCAGCACAGAGAGTACAGTGGGCTTTCCAGAGAGGAGGCAGAGCTGCAATATATCCGGGAGGCGGTGCTGTTGGAGGCGCCGCTCAACGCTCACCTGTACCGGTTGCGCCGGAGTAAGAACGAGGCGGGGCCGGGGCGCATACTCCTGGCAATTTGCGCTCGCGGAGTGCGAATCTACGCCGAGGAGGAGACACCCCGCGTTTTCGCTTGGAACAATATCGGCAAGCTCTCTTTCGAT CGCAAAAAGTTCGAAATCCGAGCGGTTATTCAGCCGGAAAAACTCACCCTTTATAGCGGATGCGATGACAAGAGCAAACTCCTCTTGGGACTTTGCCGCGACACCCACCAGTTCTCTATGGCTATAGCGCCTAGAGTAAATGAAGCTATGAAACGAGAAGAAGAAG AACGGAAAGTCTTGAGGGATTGTTACATGTACCCTACACGATGTAAGTTGAGTTTAACGGCGCGCGGTGCGCGCGGTGATCAACGAATTTCCGTCATCTCGAGTACATCCTCGAACACAACGTCGGGTATTGTCAGCGATCGGGTGCATAGCGAAGATGAGCCTGATACCGCACCAGCTTCGACCGAGTGTTTGCCACGTCTTACCGAGACGGTACCTTATTCGGACGGCCAGAGTAGGGTTTTAAATGGCACGAATGGGGATACAGACAATCACTCTATGTCACCTTCTTCCGTTTCTATTATTGATG AAATCGACAGCTCCGACGCCACTTCTACGTCGGTGGTGTTGCGCCTCGCGTCAAGTGCTGCGACCGCTGCTGAAGGCTCGCAGTGCAGCAGCAGTTGCAGCACAGTGGTAGTCGTCAATACATCCACGGGCGGACCGTCGCGAATGCGCCGCACCTCGGCGACCTCCAGCTTGGAGCTAGGCTACTCGCATACGGCGCAAAATTCGGCGATCTCCACGGAGACAGCTAGCTTTCCGGGTGCTATTTATGACAGGTGTAAGAAGACAGGTAAATACACAG GTACTGACATTGCAAGCGAGACTAGCGGCGTGTACACTCTGAGAAGCAGTGAGATCCAAGATGAGAGGATCGGCGACGATATGTATTCTCCTACGGGCGATACCAACGAGTCCTCGGCGGCGAGCGACGTTTGCGCCTTGAGCTCCGTTCAGTCCACCACCGATGAAGCGTCTATCACGTCCGGTTTCTACACCATTCACAGTGGGTTAAGATCCGAAAGTAGTGACGTTTATACGGAGGACGTTGGAGTAGAAGATCAGGAGCCGATATATAGTCTTTGTAAAAACGACGATGACGTTGTCTCCCTGAATCGACAGCTCGAGGATTCTCGCTCGCGTAGCAATAGTATACTCAGCGTAAGCAGCTTCCGAGGCGACGGCAGCGATCCGTCTAGCGCGAGGCCACGGTTGTCGGCTGACGAGTTGTCGGACCTGATAGTCGGCAGGTATCCCCCGCGCAAGACAATCAGCAATTCGATGGACTCGGATTGTGATTACGTGACGATGCCACCACCCCCTCCGCCTCCACCTAGAACGGACAGTGATCGACAATTACCGCCACCACCGTATCCGATAGAAAACGTCGACTACGCAACGATTAACGTCTCGAAGAGATCTAGCATACCAGAATTGTCTCGGGAACGTCAACCACCTCCGCCACCACCGTACAACACGACCTACAGTGACTTCGTCCCGTTGCCGCCCAGACGAACCGatccaccgccaccaccgcctcCTTACACGTCGTCGCGAGAAAGGATTCAAATACCACCACCCACCCCACCGCGAAACGATGCAATAACGCCGCGAGAACCGCCACCACCCCCGCCTCCTTATCCTGATATATCAGCGATCGGCACTGTTTCCAGAGTTACAAAAACCAGTAACGATATTGCTGGAAATATTGCACCAAAACCTCCGCCTAGAATCCAACCGCCCACTTACCCAGGCGATAAAATGAAACCTACCCCCGTGCATGCCCCGGTCGCCGCTCTTGTCGTAGGCCCAAACAATTACCTGGACGTGCACGCTTCCCGAGGCGGTCCGGTACTTCTACCCTATTTGACaacaccaccgccaccgcctcCTCTACCACCACCGCCGATAATACATCCGCGGcaaccgccaccgccgccgccaccgccatcAACGCAACAACCAGCGTCAAGTCTGGCGACTGTCTATACGAGTCAAGTTTCTCGATCGCAAATAGAACAGTACGAACAACAGCTTTGTTCCGACGTCGATTATGTTATGTTTCCGCTCAAGGATCCTGCGGTGTCGAAGCAAGAGTACATCGACGCCAAGCAAGGCTCCCTTTTGGCGGCGATGGCGGCTTATCCGCCGCCGCCGTATCCATCCTTCAACAAGTCTTCGGTGATGTATCGTAGCACACCTTACCTTCCTGGTTCCTCTTTTTCCTCGCAATCCAAATACGCATCCAACCAAAATCTAAGCTCCAGTGATACCGGCAGTTCTGGTGGAAACTATCTTCAAAGCAATCTGAACAGTCACTACGCTGCCAGCACTAGCTCGCTGTACAGCGGTGCAACTTGTTCCTCAACGGGCAGCCAGAGTCTTAGAAGGGAGCCACCTGTGCCAACTCACCCTCACACATTGGACGCATTCTCGCGGGCAAGGAGCGACGAGAACATTCTCAAGTGCTTGGATACCTTGTTCACAAGCAAGATACAATCTCTACCGCAGTCCAAGCATCGCAGAttaccgccaccgccaccaccaccgccctACGAAATACag aatcttgaaaaaaatcaacCGTTGCCATCGTCTTCTTCAGCGGCAACTTCCTCGAGCACCGCGACAACGAACAAACTAAGAAAACTCAGCAATGGTATAGAAGAGAATAACGAAGGAAAAGGCGATGATATGTTGGACATCCGAACGCTTCGCGAGAAAAGTCGGAATTTGGATTTACCATTAATTTCCGCGTTATGCAACGATCAATACCTGTTGAAGCAGACGAAGGCCTTTGTTCTGCCGAAGCATCCCAGCGAGATAACGTCCACTGCGTCCACGAAGAGCGGTACGCGGAACAGCAACGGCGCGACGTCCAGCAGGAACAAGTATCCGGTGAGCGGACTGTCGACGACACAAATTCAGAAACCGCTTAGGAAATCTTCGACGAGCACTCACAAGCATCCCTCCGAGACGAAGAGCAATGCCTACAAAGTCAACGCCTCCTCCGCGGGAGTCTCGACTATTAATAAAAAGGACTATACAAGGTCATCTCACTCCTAA
- the LOC105199061 gene encoding protein expanded isoform X2, whose amino-acid sequence MRGSGVTAVRSCRQPLVSASRYLAVHALSGDPINFIVEAKSRVKEVYTQTCAQLSQEGMRDCELFGLAILSDGEYLFVDPENKLSKYAPKNWRNSHTHGLDSSGSPIFVLYFRVRFYVDTPLLLSDETSRHHYYLQLRDNVVRHGGGVESLHPHHPLHEPSIVTPLLVLAGLALQADLGDYSEERHRPHAGSVGYCKSTDYLPPHMCLESNVLAVLATQHREYSGLSREEAELQYIREAVLLEAPLNAHLYRLRRSKNEAGPGRILLAICARGVRIYAEEETPRVFAWNNIGKLSFDRKKFEIRAVIQPEKLTLYSGCDDKSKLLLGLCRDTHQFSMAIAPRVNEAMKREEEERKVLRDCYMYPTRCKLSLTARGARGDQRISVISSTSSNTTSGIVSDRVHSEDEPDTAPASTECLPRLTETVPYSDGQSRVLNGTNGDTDNHSMSPSSVSIIDEIDSSDATSTSVVLRLASSAATAAEGSQCSSSCSTVVVVNTSTGGPSRMRRTSATSSLELGYSHTAQNSAISTETASFPGAIYDRCKKTGTDIASETSGVYTLRSSEIQDERIGDDMYSPTGDTNESSAASDVCALSSVQSTTDEASITSGFYTIHSGLRSESSDVYTEDVGVEDQEPIYSLCKNDDDVVSLNRQLEDSRSRSNSILSVSSFRGDGSDPSSARPRLSADELSDLIVGRYPPRKTISNSMDSDCDYVTMPPPPPPPPRTDSDRQLPPPPYPIENVDYATINVSKRSSIPELSRERQPPPPPPYNTTYSDFVPLPPRRTDPPPPPPPYTSSRERIQIPPPTPPRNDAITPREPPPPPPPYPDISAIGTVSRVTKTSNDIAGNIAPKPPPRIQPPTYPGDKMKPTPVHAPVAALVVGPNNYLDVHASRGGPVLLPYLTTPPPPPPLPPPPIIHPRQPPPPPPPPSTQQPASSLATVYTSQVSRSQIEQYEQQLCSDVDYVMFPLKDPAVSKQEYIDAKQGSLLAAMAAYPPPPYPSFNKSSVMYRSTPYLPGSSFSSQSKYASNQNLSSSDTGSSGGNYLQSNLNSHYAASTSSLYSGATCSSTGSQSLRREPPVPTHPHTLDAFSRARSDENILKCLDTLFTSKIQSLPQSKHRRLPPPPPPPPYEIQNLEKNQPLPSSSSAATSSSTATTNKLRKLSNGIEENNEGKGDDMLDIRTLREKSRNLDLPLISALCNDQYLLKQTKAFVLPKHPSEITSTASTKSGTRNSNGATSSRNKYPVSGLSTTQIQKPLRKSSTSTHKHPSETKSNAYKVNASSAGVSTINKKDYTRSSHS is encoded by the exons ATGCGTGGTAGCGGTGTCACGGCTGTGCGGTCTTGCCGTCAACCCCTGGTGTCCGCCAGCCGCTATCTCGCCGTTCACGCCCTTTCCGGTGATCCCATCAATTTCATTGTCGAG gCCAAGTCAAGAGTGAAGGAGGTTTATACGCAGACATGCGCACAGCTCAGCCAAGAGGGCATGCGAGATTGCGAACTTTTCGGTTTAGCAATATTGTCCG ACGGCGAGTACTTATTTGTAGATCCTGAGAATAAGCTGAGTAAATACGCCCCAAAGAATTGGCGAAACTCTCATACACAT GGTTTGGATAGCAGTGGGAGTCCTATATTTGTCCTATATTTTCGAGTTCGTTTCTACGTCGATACGCCATTACTCTTAAG CGATGAGACGTCACGGCACCATTATTACCTGCAACTGCGTGACAATGTCGTCAGGCATGGCGGCGGGGTGGAGAGCCTCCATCCTCACCATCCCCTTCACGAACCTTCTATCGTCACACCGCTGTTGGTGCTCGCTGGGCTTGCCCTTCAAGCCGACCTTGGCGATTATTCCGAAGAACGTCACAGACCGCATGCAGGATCTGTCGGCTATTGCAAATCCACGGATTACCTTCCTCCCCAT ATGTGCCTCGAGTCGAACGTGCTCGCCGTGCTTGCAACCCAGCACAGAGAGTACAGTGGGCTTTCCAGAGAGGAGGCAGAGCTGCAATATATCCGGGAGGCGGTGCTGTTGGAGGCGCCGCTCAACGCTCACCTGTACCGGTTGCGCCGGAGTAAGAACGAGGCGGGGCCGGGGCGCATACTCCTGGCAATTTGCGCTCGCGGAGTGCGAATCTACGCCGAGGAGGAGACACCCCGCGTTTTCGCTTGGAACAATATCGGCAAGCTCTCTTTCGAT CGCAAAAAGTTCGAAATCCGAGCGGTTATTCAGCCGGAAAAACTCACCCTTTATAGCGGATGCGATGACAAGAGCAAACTCCTCTTGGGACTTTGCCGCGACACCCACCAGTTCTCTATGGCTATAGCGCCTAGAGTAAATGAAGCTATGAAACGAGAAGAAGAAG AACGGAAAGTCTTGAGGGATTGTTACATGTACCCTACACGATGTAAGTTGAGTTTAACGGCGCGCGGTGCGCGCGGTGATCAACGAATTTCCGTCATCTCGAGTACATCCTCGAACACAACGTCGGGTATTGTCAGCGATCGGGTGCATAGCGAAGATGAGCCTGATACCGCACCAGCTTCGACCGAGTGTTTGCCACGTCTTACCGAGACGGTACCTTATTCGGACGGCCAGAGTAGGGTTTTAAATGGCACGAATGGGGATACAGACAATCACTCTATGTCACCTTCTTCCGTTTCTATTATTGATG AAATCGACAGCTCCGACGCCACTTCTACGTCGGTGGTGTTGCGCCTCGCGTCAAGTGCTGCGACCGCTGCTGAAGGCTCGCAGTGCAGCAGCAGTTGCAGCACAGTGGTAGTCGTCAATACATCCACGGGCGGACCGTCGCGAATGCGCCGCACCTCGGCGACCTCCAGCTTGGAGCTAGGCTACTCGCATACGGCGCAAAATTCGGCGATCTCCACGGAGACAGCTAGCTTTCCGGGTGCTATTTATGACAGGTGTAAGAAGACAG GTACTGACATTGCAAGCGAGACTAGCGGCGTGTACACTCTGAGAAGCAGTGAGATCCAAGATGAGAGGATCGGCGACGATATGTATTCTCCTACGGGCGATACCAACGAGTCCTCGGCGGCGAGCGACGTTTGCGCCTTGAGCTCCGTTCAGTCCACCACCGATGAAGCGTCTATCACGTCCGGTTTCTACACCATTCACAGTGGGTTAAGATCCGAAAGTAGTGACGTTTATACGGAGGACGTTGGAGTAGAAGATCAGGAGCCGATATATAGTCTTTGTAAAAACGACGATGACGTTGTCTCCCTGAATCGACAGCTCGAGGATTCTCGCTCGCGTAGCAATAGTATACTCAGCGTAAGCAGCTTCCGAGGCGACGGCAGCGATCCGTCTAGCGCGAGGCCACGGTTGTCGGCTGACGAGTTGTCGGACCTGATAGTCGGCAGGTATCCCCCGCGCAAGACAATCAGCAATTCGATGGACTCGGATTGTGATTACGTGACGATGCCACCACCCCCTCCGCCTCCACCTAGAACGGACAGTGATCGACAATTACCGCCACCACCGTATCCGATAGAAAACGTCGACTACGCAACGATTAACGTCTCGAAGAGATCTAGCATACCAGAATTGTCTCGGGAACGTCAACCACCTCCGCCACCACCGTACAACACGACCTACAGTGACTTCGTCCCGTTGCCGCCCAGACGAACCGatccaccgccaccaccgcctcCTTACACGTCGTCGCGAGAAAGGATTCAAATACCACCACCCACCCCACCGCGAAACGATGCAATAACGCCGCGAGAACCGCCACCACCCCCGCCTCCTTATCCTGATATATCAGCGATCGGCACTGTTTCCAGAGTTACAAAAACCAGTAACGATATTGCTGGAAATATTGCACCAAAACCTCCGCCTAGAATCCAACCGCCCACTTACCCAGGCGATAAAATGAAACCTACCCCCGTGCATGCCCCGGTCGCCGCTCTTGTCGTAGGCCCAAACAATTACCTGGACGTGCACGCTTCCCGAGGCGGTCCGGTACTTCTACCCTATTTGACaacaccaccgccaccgcctcCTCTACCACCACCGCCGATAATACATCCGCGGcaaccgccaccgccgccgccaccgccatcAACGCAACAACCAGCGTCAAGTCTGGCGACTGTCTATACGAGTCAAGTTTCTCGATCGCAAATAGAACAGTACGAACAACAGCTTTGTTCCGACGTCGATTATGTTATGTTTCCGCTCAAGGATCCTGCGGTGTCGAAGCAAGAGTACATCGACGCCAAGCAAGGCTCCCTTTTGGCGGCGATGGCGGCTTATCCGCCGCCGCCGTATCCATCCTTCAACAAGTCTTCGGTGATGTATCGTAGCACACCTTACCTTCCTGGTTCCTCTTTTTCCTCGCAATCCAAATACGCATCCAACCAAAATCTAAGCTCCAGTGATACCGGCAGTTCTGGTGGAAACTATCTTCAAAGCAATCTGAACAGTCACTACGCTGCCAGCACTAGCTCGCTGTACAGCGGTGCAACTTGTTCCTCAACGGGCAGCCAGAGTCTTAGAAGGGAGCCACCTGTGCCAACTCACCCTCACACATTGGACGCATTCTCGCGGGCAAGGAGCGACGAGAACATTCTCAAGTGCTTGGATACCTTGTTCACAAGCAAGATACAATCTCTACCGCAGTCCAAGCATCGCAGAttaccgccaccgccaccaccaccgccctACGAAATACag aatcttgaaaaaaatcaacCGTTGCCATCGTCTTCTTCAGCGGCAACTTCCTCGAGCACCGCGACAACGAACAAACTAAGAAAACTCAGCAATGGTATAGAAGAGAATAACGAAGGAAAAGGCGATGATATGTTGGACATCCGAACGCTTCGCGAGAAAAGTCGGAATTTGGATTTACCATTAATTTCCGCGTTATGCAACGATCAATACCTGTTGAAGCAGACGAAGGCCTTTGTTCTGCCGAAGCATCCCAGCGAGATAACGTCCACTGCGTCCACGAAGAGCGGTACGCGGAACAGCAACGGCGCGACGTCCAGCAGGAACAAGTATCCGGTGAGCGGACTGTCGACGACACAAATTCAGAAACCGCTTAGGAAATCTTCGACGAGCACTCACAAGCATCCCTCCGAGACGAAGAGCAATGCCTACAAAGTCAACGCCTCCTCCGCGGGAGTCTCGACTATTAATAAAAAGGACTATACAAGGTCATCTCACTCCTAA
- the LOC105199060 gene encoding putative sodium-dependent multivitamin transporter has protein sequence MATLTAADYAVIGVVMLISSGIGVYYWLVGGRQKSTEEYFIANKSMRMIPVAIGLMVSYLSAVSLLGVSSENYVYGTQYAVINISYGLATPFAAYFYLPVFFKLGTMSTFEYLQKRFGTTTRLIASFAFLLQLLLYSGVVLYAPALALEATTGISTTASVIGLGLICTFYSTIGGIKAVLITDVFQSLLMLAAVITIIATAAVDTGSLDRIWQIAEEGSRVEFDNISPDPTVRHTWWSLTLGGFFTYLSLYSVNQVQVQRMLTVSNLAAAQGSLWWSWPMASIMSLTLCFSGLAMYAKYRGCDPLKEGRISSNDQLMPLYVMDMLSDYPGVPGLFIAGIFSAGLSTISATVNSLSAVILEDYIKPLWHVRNKELSATASIIISKILALVVGLSCVAVAFLAQYLGGLLQAALTIFGVVGGPMLGLYTLGMFLPSCNQRGAITGFILSLMFSLWIGFGQPKPPIPRLNVSTDGCSLNDTIMDRQSAEGKSLIYTNLHYQAKMEEDKSYFYLYRISYMWYCPLGFLIALIAGCVVSWITGWIFKEEQIEIDSALLSPIVAKRIEKRREADKHHNTITFNKS, from the exons ATGGCTACATTAACTGCAGCGGATTATGCAGTGATTGGTGTAGTAATGCTGATCAGTTCCGGCATCGGTGTATATTATTGGCTCGTCGGTGGCCGACAGAAGTCGACTGAG GAATACTTCATAGCGAACAAGTCGATGCGAATGATACCAGTAGCGATAGGTTTGATGGTTTCATATTTATCAGCAGTCAGTCTACTCGGAGTGAGTTCCGAAAATTACGTGTACGGCACACAGTACGCAGTGATCAACATCTCTTATGGACTCGCCACGCCGTTTGCAGCCTATTTTTATCTACCGGTATTTTTTAAGCTGGGCACTATGAGCACTTTCGAG TATCTGCAGAAGCGTTTCGGCACGACTACCCGATTAATAGCCAGTTTTGCCTTTTTGCTCCAATTGCTTCTGTACAGCGGCGTGGTGTTGTATGCACCTGCGTTGGCCTTAGAAGCTACCACGGGTATTTCGACGACCGCAAGCGTGATTGGTTTAGGACTCATCTGCACCTTCTACTCGACGATCGGTGGTATCAAGGCGGTACTTATCACCGACGTTTTCCAGAGTCTATTAATGCTGGCTGCCGTTATCACAATCATCGCCACCGCGGCTGTTGACACTGGTAGTCTAGACCGAATTTGGCAAATCGCCGAAGAGGGATCCCGGGTGGAATTCGATAA CATCTCTCCGGATCCAACTGTACGACATACTTGGTGGAGTTTGACACTTGGTGGTTTCTTTACTTACCTTTCCTTGTACAGCGTTAATCAAGTTCAGGTTCAAAGAATGCTGACTGTCAG cAATCTAGCAGCCGCTCAGGGCTCGTTGTGGTGGAGCTGGCCGATGGCATCGATCATGTCGCTTACTCTGTGCTTCTCTGGACTAGCGATGTATGCGAAATATCGTGGCTGTGATCCACTCAAAGAAGGCAGAATCAGTTCAAATGATCAACTGATGCCGTTGTACGTGATGGACATGCTGTCGGATTATCCAGGTGTGCCTGGGCTTTTCATAGCCGGAATTTTCAGTGCCGGACTTAGCACCATCTCGGCCACGGTTAATTCCCTCTCCGCTGTTATTCTTGAAGATTATATCAAGCCTCTCTGGCATGTAAG aAACAAGGAATTATCTGCTACGGCGTCAATAATCATTAGCAAAATTTTGGCTCTTGTAGTTGGACTATCTTGTGTAGCAGTCGCTTTTCTGGCACAATATTTGGGCGGATTGTTGCAG GCGGCTCTGACGATCTTTGGCGTCGTAGGCGGACCTATGTTGGGTTTATACACGCTCGGCATGTTTCTCCCATCGTGCAACCAAAGGGGCGCGATCACGGGCTTCATTCTTAGCCTCATGTTTTCTTTGTGGATAGGATTCGGACAGCCGAAACCACCGATTCCGCGGCTAAATGTCTCAACAGATGGTTGTAGCCTCAACGATACTATTATGGATCGCCAGAGCGCAGAAGGGAAGTCGttaatttacacaaatttaCACTACCAAGCCAA AATGGAGGAAGATAAGTCCTATTTCTATCTTTATCGCATATCGTACATGTGGTACTGTCCACTAGGTTTTCTCATAGCGCTGATCGCAGGATGTGTCGTCAGCTGGATCACAGGTTGGATTTTTAAGGAAGAGCAGATCGAAATAGACTCTGCTTTGCTGAGTCCAATCGTAGCGAAACGAATAGAAAAAAGACGAGAAGCGGATAAGCATCACAATACGATAACATTCAATAAAAGTTGA